ATGTGGGCCAGCAGTTCGAAAACATCTGCCTGCAGTGGGTGGCGAGGCACAGCGGGACCCTCGACCTGCCGTTCCGCGCAACGAGATTCGGCAAATGGTGGGGCAACAACCCCGTCGCGCGCGAGCAGACCGACATCGACGTGGTGGCGGCCAACGGGCGCGGGCAGCTTCTGATCGGCGAATGCAAATGGCGCAACACCTTCGACGTCACCGAGGCGATCGACAAACTGCAGGGACGGGTCGGCCTGGTGCCCGGGTTCAAGCCCGCATCGACGCGTCTGGCGCTGTTCAGCAAGAGGCCCGTCGCGAAAACCGTCCGCGCGAAAATCGGAAGGGACGCCCCCGGCCTGCTGTTCTTCTCAACGGATGATTTATATCGCAAATAACGGGGCCGGAAATAACAGGACTATAAGCAAAGAAAGCACCGAACAACGGCAAATCCGATGCCTCCGAATCAGCACATGCGGATGGAAGACTGCGCACGAATCGCGACACGCCGAAGGATGGTGCGGTTTCGCTGTGTTTTGAGGCCGCGTCAAATCCTTCCACAGGCCCATAAAATGTAAGGCAAAGTAGGACGGCAAACGTTCCACACGACCACCGGCAACAACGCCAGAAGGCACGATTCGCCATACAACCTCGGTTTGAATTTGGTCGGAAGTGCCCCTAATGTTTAATCAATAGTTTAGGTGTTGTGTGAAACTGCGACGTATTACACAGAGTCGCGTTTAGAAGAGTCAGAAGTTTTGAAGTAAAAGGGTGGGTACCTTATGAGTGTCGTTCACAGTCTCGTTGCACTCGCGTTGTGCATAGCCACGGGAATCGTACCCCCCCCCCGCAAAATGAACCGTCACTAAATAATCCGAACAATTCCACCCCGGCCGCCGCCTCCAGCCAAATCGCGCCGTCCGTCCCCGCTTCCGTATCGACTCCGTCCACCGTCCAGGCCCACGGCCCCTCCGTATCTGCTTCCACAGCTCTCTCCACTCCCGCGACTACCACTTCCACCACTTCTTCGATTTCAGCTCCTTCACCCGTCGCGCCCACAGCACCTTCCGCCCCGGCCGCCAACGGCCAAACCGGCAACGCCGCCGGCCATACCCCAGGCACCCCCAACACAACCGCAGACCAACTCAAAAACACCCAAAACAGTAAGCGCACCACAGGCAAAGACGCAAAAACCACACCCGCGACCGCCCTCACCCGCACCAACGCCGCCGCCACCCCCACAGCCAAACCCAAGACCTTAAGCACCTTCACAGCAGAAGACTTCACCAACGCGCCCAATACCCTCGCCACGTTCCTGCAAAGAATGAAATCGACATCTCACGCCACCGACAACAATCAAACCACACCGGCCACCGCCATCGAACCCAAGTCATCAACGAACGGCACCCTGCCTCACGCCACAGCCACACTGACCGCCAAGCAGAGCCCGGTCGGTCCCCAAACTGCGTACTCACTGACACGCGAAGCACCATCAGTGAGTACGCAGGACGAACCCATGGTCGGACCGCAATCCAACAACCCACGCCTCACCCGCCTCTACGCCGATCCATACGACGACGGGCATCTCCAGATCAGCGGCACCGCCGACCAAGTCTACTATCCCTGGAACTGGGTCCACGTAGTCATCTGCCCCACTAGCGTATCCACTCCCGTCACCTACCCGGGCAACACCAACGCACTCTGCAGCAACATCGAAACCTGGACCAACGGCAGTAGCGGCGGCGATACGGGCGGCTCGCCTTTCTCTTGGGCCGGCGACGAGAACCGTGGCAACTCCACCACTTGGACCACTAGGGACAGCGATTTCAGAGCCGGGCCCGGCTATTATAACATTTGGGCCTACAACAGAAACTATGACTGGAACCAATTCCAAGGCAACATCATCTACTCCAACTACTACTGCAGCCGCGCAGGAGACACAACAATCACACTCACCTATTACATGTCAAGCATGCCAGGCGCGTCCACGCCAGGCAACGCGATAGTGGACACAACCAACGAAGCGAAAAGCATTACCCTCGCTGGCGAACCCAGCCACCCCTTCTGGCAAATCTTCGATGGCTGGTATCTCAACGGCACCAACTACAACGCCGGCCAAAGCGTATCTTTCCCCCAACACGCCGACATCTTCTACCCCGTCACACCCCGCTGGCACACCAAGCCCACCAGCGTCAGGTTCAACTACAATCTCAACGGCATGTCCGGCAGCTGGGCCGGCTACCAGGAAATTAGCACCGCCTACTCTGGTGGCTCGATCACCCTGCCCTATCCGCCCTCGCACCCCGACTGGCAGGTCTTCGAAGGATGGACCGTCGACGGCGCGCACTACGTGGACCCCGGCCAAACCTACACGTATCCTGCCCACGCCAACGAAAAACACTCCGTCACCGCACGATGGCACACCCGCCCCGACACCGCCACCATCCACTACGACATGGGCGCCACCGGATGCGCCAAACCCGACGACCAGACCATCAGCAGCGCCTACTACAGCAGTGTCTCCCTCGCTGGCACACCTGCCACCTGCCCCGCACACACCGCCTTCGACGGCTGGACCATCAACGGATACAACTACAACCCCGGCGGCACCTTCAGCTTCGCCCAACACGTCACCGCCACCTACACCGCCACCGCACGAACACACACCGTCCAGACGCCCACAGGACTGACGGCCGCCTACCACATCACCGGCACCGTCACCCTGTCCGGCACCAGCAACGTCCAGTCCGGCGACAAGGTCACCGCCTGCATGACCGAAGGCACCGGAGCCACCGCCTGCCAACCCTCATCCGCCGCACCAAACGCCAACAGCGCATGGAACTGGACCATAACCTTCCCCACCACCGACTACATCACCCGCTACGGATACGGCAACCAACACCACTTCACCGCCAAACTCACCAGCAAAGGTGTGGACAGCACCCAGGCCGACCTGAAGGGTACATTGCCCTGGACCACCGTCACCTTCGACAAGGGTGCCAGCGGCGGCACCGCACCAGGCAACAAAGTCGCCCTGACCGACACCACCTCCCACAAGGCCACATTCACCCTGCCCGGCCAAGGCTCCATGACCGCACCCGCCAATGCGTTCCCCGACTTCACCGGCTGGAGCGACGGTACCACACTCTGGCAGCCCGGCAGCAGGGACATACCCACCAACACCACCGGCGCATCCACCGACGCAAACGGGCACACCACCCTCACCCTCACCGCCCAATGGCACACCGTGCAAGCACCCACCGGCGTCACCGCCCGCTACAACCACACGGACGGCTACGTCTACCTGACCGCCACCGGCCTCCAGGCCGGCGCCACCGACTGGGAGATACAGGTCAAACCCACCGCCAGCAGCGGCTACTGGTCCACGTCGAACACGTCCACGACCGGCCAGTCCTCCTACAACAACTACAACGGCGCCTTCACGCCCGGCGACACGTGGACGGCCAAGGCCCGCATCACCTACACCGACAGCTCCGGCCACACCGTCACCAGCGACTGGAGCACCGAGTTCACCGGCATCCTGCCCTACATGACCGTGACCCTCGACCCCGGGCAGGCCACCGGCGAGGCCACCACCATCAAAGCCCTCGTCGACACCGGAGAGGGTAAAGCCCACCTGACCCTGCCCGCAGGCATCGGCACTCCTCCCGCCGGCATGGCCTTCCAAGCCACCGGCGGGTGGGCCAGCAACCCCAACGGCACCGGCAACACCTACAACGCCGGAGACACTGCCATCCCCACCACCACGGGCACACCCGGAAGCACCGGCGAGACACTGGTCACCCTCTACGCCCAATGGAAGATGCGCACCCAAGCCCCTGCGCGCGGCACACCCTGCACCAGCGTGGCCGGCTGGCAGCAATGGAAAAATAGCGCCGGCGTTATCCACGGCATCACGGGACAGGACACCGGAGCCGTGTGCTGGGCCATCGAGGGATCCACCCTGCGCCTGACCGGCGGCACCAGCCCTTCCTACACAGGAAGCGCCGCCGACATCCCCTGGAACGGGCAGAAAAGCGCCATCACCAAGATCAGCATCGAAGGCGACCTCACCCTCACCTTCGCCAGCCAGAACGGCACCATCAACACCCCCTTCGACCAGATGGCGAACCTGACCGCCTTCGCCCACAACAGCAACACCATCAACCTCGACAAATTCGCCGGCATGGACCTCTTCTACAACGACACCGGCCTGAAGAGCCTCGACCTGCCCACCATGCGCTTCGCCACCGCCGAAGGGCTAGACAGCATGTTCTTCCACTGCGACCAGTTGGAGACGCTGACCGGCATCAGCCACTGGGACCTGCACACCGTATGGAAGATAAGCCAAATGTTCGGCTCCTGTCGCAAGCTGACCGGCCTGGACCTGTCCGCCTGGAACACCAGCAAAGTCATGGAAATGCAATCTGTGTTCGACGCTGACTACGCCCTGGTCGACCTGGACCTCAGCGGCTGGGACACCAGCCGAGTCAACACCTCTTCCAACGGCTGGTACATGAGCGACCTGCTGCCGGGCGGGCTGCAGCGCCTGCGCCTCGGCCCCAAGACCAAACTCATGGACCGCGCCTTCCGAGGCATATCCGCATCCCACACCTGGCACGAATGGGACTGGCCCCAAAACCACCACCCCGCCGACCTCGGCCCCGTAGGAGCCACGGCCGGCGCCAGCGGCGACGGCACCCTCACCACCCTCAAAACCCGCGCCGCCTCCGCACACCCCGAAGGCACCTACATCCGCGACGACGTCACCCCCACCTGGACCGACCTCACCTACGACCTCAACGGCGGAACAGGCGACGCGAGCCTGCCCGCCCAGATAGGCCAGGCGGCCACCGGCGGACAGCCCAAGCGCGACGGGCTCGCCATCGACACCACCTTCAAGGACGGCGAATACACGATCCCCGACGGCACCGGAGACACCGGCAACGCCGCCCACCACATCACCGCCAACAAACCACACAGCCTGTTCAACGGATGGACCATCGACACCGACAACGTCACCGCCAACGCGTCCGGCGGCACCGCCACCGTCAGCAACCACACCATCACCGCAGCCAAGGGAGCCGGCGGCACCGCCACCATCACCGCCCAATGGACCTCGACACCCGAGGCCACGCCCGGCACGCCCCAAGTCACCGTCACCCCGCACACCACGGACCAAGGAGGTGCCAGCGTAAGCGTCAGCGCCACGCTCGATGCAGCCATGCCCGCCATCGAGGGCGGCAACGGCGACCCGGCCAAGCCCGCCGTAAGCGCCGGCGGCACGGTCAAGGTCTGCGCCAAACCCAGCAGCCAGAACGCCGACTTCTACCCGGTGCAGTGCACCTCCAAGACCAGCACCACAGGAGGCAGCCAGACGCTCACCCCCGAAGCGCTCGAACTGCCCGGCAGCGCCCGGCAGCACTCCAACACCGCCTCCTTCCCCGACCCCGGCGAACAGTACACGCTGGCCGCCATGTACACGCTCACCGACCCACAGACCCGCAACCAGATCGACTCTTCGGCCACCCAAGCCGGAGGCGGCCTCACCACCGGCACCCTGCCCTGGGCCGACACCACCTTCGACACCAACGACTCCCACGGCGGAACAGGCACCCCACCCGACGACGCCAAGTCCTTCGTCGACACCGCCAGTGGCAAGGCCTGGGCCTCCCTGCCCAACGCGACCGCCACCATGAAACCCGAACACGCTGTCTTCGCCGGATGGACCGCCACCGCGAGCGCCACCAACCCCGACCAAGGCATGGGCGACCCGGCCAGCCGCATCATCCAGCTCGACGCCGGCGGCGCCACCGAGACGCAGACCACCCTGTATGCCGTCTGGCACAAGCTCGCCGCCCCCACCGTCACCAGCATCAAACGCGATACGCTCACCAACACCGTCACGGTGACCGGCACCGCCACCCCCTGGACCACGCAGGAAGGCGTCGGCCTCGACCTCACCCCGCTGGACGGCCAGGGCGGCCTCACCCCCGCCGGCACGAGGTACGCCACCATCAGCCCCACCGACGAGCACGGCAACTCGCTGGCCTACGACGGGCACACCGCGCACCCCTGGACCCTGACCCTCACCGCAAACGACCTATCCACAGGCGGTCGATACCGCGCCGACGCCAAGATCCGAGCCATGGACCAAGCCTGGCGCGACACCAACGCCGGCTTCTACGTCTACAGCGCCGCCGCCAGCAGCCCGACCAACCTACCCGGCTACTTCCAGCACAGCCTCCCTCTGACCGGCGGGCAACGAACCATGCTGATCATCGCCCTCACCCTGCTGGGAGTGTTCCTCATCGGCATGAGCCAGCTCGCCCGCAACCGCCGACGCTGGCACCACCAATAGGAAGGCAGCAGACCAATGCACAGCCACGAACGAGCACACACATAACCCAACCCGCGCGGACTAGCGCCAGCACCAACAGCACAGCCCACACGAACAAAGACGAAAGCACGCGCAACCCCACCACGCGGACCGGCAACAACACACGGTCCGCGCCAATCAATAAGACTTCCCGCCCTCGGCCGCATCCAACCAACCGGCCGAGGCGGGAACAACAACCGGGTGCCGGCACGGGACCAACACACCAACAACCAACCCCGCGCCGGCACCCACACCCACCAACAACCAACACCAGACAACAACACGAAAGGAACCGCCAAACAGCAAACCCCACAACTCCGCGAAAGCCGGTCGCACCCAGCCGTCACCACAGCCCACATCATCGGACGAACGGAAAACGGCACCTACTCAAAGCCTGCACCACAAACCCGCGCACGCCCAGCCAAAGGACAGCGGTACCCACCCGACGGCCAGCACCGCCAACCCGCACGCACCCGACCGACGGACGGCACCAACCGTCCCGGCCACCGGACCGTCATGCACAGACCCAAACCCCTAATACAGGCACACGGGGCCAGCCTTCTATGCCCAAATCGCGACACGCCGAAGGACACCGCGGTTTCACTGTGTTTTGAAACCGCGTCAAATCCTTCCAAAAGCCCACGAATTGTAAGGCAAAGTAGGACGGCAAACGTTCCACGCGGTTCCCGGCAAAGACGCCAGGAAGCACGATTCGCCGTACAGCCCCGGATTGAATTTGGGCGTAAGACACCCTAATGTTTAATCAATAGTTTCGGTGTTGTGTGGAAACGCGACGTATTACACAGAGTCGCGTTTTGAAATTTAGAAGAGTCTGAAGTAATAAAGGGTGGGTACCTTATGAGCGTCATCAACAGTCTCATCGCACTGACAATGTGCATAGCCACGGGAATCGTACCCCCCCCCCGCAAAATGAACC
This genomic stretch from Bifidobacterium sp. ESL0690 harbors:
- a CDS encoding BspA family leucine-rich repeat surface protein, whose product is MHSHGNRTPPPQNEPSLNNPNNSTPAAASSQIAPSVPASVSTPSTVQAHGPSVSASTALSTPATTTSTTSSISAPSPVAPTAPSAPAANGQTGNAAGHTPGTPNTTADQLKNTQNSKRTTGKDAKTTPATALTRTNAAATPTAKPKTLSTFTAEDFTNAPNTLATFLQRMKSTSHATDNNQTTPATAIEPKSSTNGTLPHATATLTAKQSPVGPQTAYSLTREAPSVSTQDEPMVGPQSNNPRLTRLYADPYDDGHLQISGTADQVYYPWNWVHVVICPTSVSTPVTYPGNTNALCSNIETWTNGSSGGDTGGSPFSWAGDENRGNSTTWTTRDSDFRAGPGYYNIWAYNRNYDWNQFQGNIIYSNYYCSRAGDTTITLTYYMSSMPGASTPGNAIVDTTNEAKSITLAGEPSHPFWQIFDGWYLNGTNYNAGQSVSFPQHADIFYPVTPRWHTKPTSVRFNYNLNGMSGSWAGYQEISTAYSGGSITLPYPPSHPDWQVFEGWTVDGAHYVDPGQTYTYPAHANEKHSVTARWHTRPDTATIHYDMGATGCAKPDDQTISSAYYSSVSLAGTPATCPAHTAFDGWTINGYNYNPGGTFSFAQHVTATYTATARTHTVQTPTGLTAAYHITGTVTLSGTSNVQSGDKVTACMTEGTGATACQPSSAAPNANSAWNWTITFPTTDYITRYGYGNQHHFTAKLTSKGVDSTQADLKGTLPWTTVTFDKGASGGTAPGNKVALTDTTSHKATFTLPGQGSMTAPANAFPDFTGWSDGTTLWQPGSRDIPTNTTGASTDANGHTTLTLTAQWHTVQAPTGVTARYNHTDGYVYLTATGLQAGATDWEIQVKPTASSGYWSTSNTSTTGQSSYNNYNGAFTPGDTWTAKARITYTDSSGHTVTSDWSTEFTGILPYMTVTLDPGQATGEATTIKALVDTGEGKAHLTLPAGIGTPPAGMAFQATGGWASNPNGTGNTYNAGDTAIPTTTGTPGSTGETLVTLYAQWKMRTQAPARGTPCTSVAGWQQWKNSAGVIHGITGQDTGAVCWAIEGSTLRLTGGTSPSYTGSAADIPWNGQKSAITKISIEGDLTLTFASQNGTINTPFDQMANLTAFAHNSNTINLDKFAGMDLFYNDTGLKSLDLPTMRFATAEGLDSMFFHCDQLETLTGISHWDLHTVWKISQMFGSCRKLTGLDLSAWNTSKVMEMQSVFDADYALVDLDLSGWDTSRVNTSSNGWYMSDLLPGGLQRLRLGPKTKLMDRAFRGISASHTWHEWDWPQNHHPADLGPVGATAGASGDGTLTTLKTRAASAHPEGTYIRDDVTPTWTDLTYDLNGGTGDASLPAQIGQAATGGQPKRDGLAIDTTFKDGEYTIPDGTGDTGNAAHHITANKPHSLFNGWTIDTDNVTANASGGTATVSNHTITAAKGAGGTATITAQWTSTPEATPGTPQVTVTPHTTDQGGASVSVSATLDAAMPAIEGGNGDPAKPAVSAGGTVKVCAKPSSQNADFYPVQCTSKTSTTGGSQTLTPEALELPGSARQHSNTASFPDPGEQYTLAAMYTLTDPQTRNQIDSSATQAGGGLTTGTLPWADTTFDTNDSHGGTGTPPDDAKSFVDTASGKAWASLPNATATMKPEHAVFAGWTATASATNPDQGMGDPASRIIQLDAGGATETQTTLYAVWHKLAAPTVTSIKRDTLTNTVTVTGTATPWTTQEGVGLDLTPLDGQGGLTPAGTRYATISPTDEHGNSLAYDGHTAHPWTLTLTANDLSTGGRYRADAKIRAMDQAWRDTNAGFYVYSAAASSPTNLPGYFQHSLPLTGGQRTMLIIALTLLGVFLIGMSQLARNRRRWHHQ